Genomic window (Acidobacteriota bacterium):
GCGGCAGCCCATATTGAGCGAGAAAACCGAGTCCTCGTGCTTCGTCGTGTCGTAAACGAAGACCTGAGCCGCGCCCGAATCCACGACCCGTTTTGCGCGCTCGAGAACATCGGCTTCAAGACATCCGCCGGAAACGGTTCCGACGGCATCGCCGTTGGCGCGGATCAGCATCTTCGCGCCGGCGCCCCGATACGCCGAACCCTGCACGTTGATGACCGTTGCGACAACTGCGGTTTCATCGGCGTCGAGGCGCGGAATCGTCTTTAGGATTTCTTCGATTTCTTTCATTGGGAACAAAAAGGGCGAACCAAACAATTGAATATTGAAGGTTCTTGAGCCAGATCATACGCCAGTGACTTCGCGTTCTTTCGCGTCGTTTGGCGGTCGAATCCAACTTGCGATTGGAGAGGATGGTTTCGGCCAATCCAGGACATTATCGACAGCGAAATGACGCCAAAATCCGCCAACCCAACGAAAAATAATCATTAAAAGCAGACAGACGTTTCTGAATCTTAGTTCGCGTTTGATCGGGACGTCGCCTCTCTCAATTAGCAGCTTACAACAATTTATCCAACGTGATCGGAAGATCGCGAACGCGTTTGCCGGTCGCGTGAAAGATCGCGTTGGCGATCGCCGCCGGGATCCCGACGAGGCACAGTTCGCCCATTCCCTTCACGCCCAGGGGATTGACGATCTTGTCGTCTTCCTCGACGAACGCCGTCTCCACCTCGCGCACATCGGCGTTCACCGGAATGTGATATGTCGCCAAATTCGTCGTCATCATCCGGCCGAATCGGTGGTCGATCGCGGTTTCTTCCTGAAGCGCCATTCCGATCCCCCAAACAACGCCGCCCATTTCCTGCGAATGCGATGTCTTCGGGTTCATAATCCGGCCGACTGCCGTCGCTTCGACGACCCGCGTGACGTTTACGATTCCGAGTTCTTCATCGACCTTGACCTCAACGAACTGCGCGCCGTGAGCCTGCGTCGTATATTTCTGGCGCTCGGCGTCCGGCCGCGAGGTATGCGTCTCGACGAGTTCCGTCATCACGTTTGCCTTCATCACGTCGGCGATCGAAACCCGTTTGGAGGCGTCCGCCTTCAAGCTGATGAAACCGTCGGCCATCGACGCGTCGTCAACGTTCGCGCCCGCGAACGGCGAGTTTTCGGTCTTTGCCGCGAGATCGAACAGTTTCTTTTTGATCGCCATCGCCGCGCCGTACGCCGCCGTGCCGACAGACGCGGTCGTAAATGACCCGCCCTGAACCGGCGCCGGCGGGAGGTCGCTGTCGCCGAGTTCGAACTTCACTTTCTCGGCCGCGATCCCAAGATACTCTGCGGCGATCATCGTGATCACCGTGTAGGTGCCGGGACCGATGTCGGCCGACGCGCTGGCGACGTTGGCCGTTCCATCGTTGCGGAGCGTGATCCTAACCGTCGCCGGAATTTGAAACGCGCCCCAGATACCGGTCGCGACGCCCCAGCCGACGAGCCACTTGCCGTCGCGCATAGAACGCGGTTCGAGTTTGCGTTTGTCCCAGCCGAACTTCGCCGCGCCTTGCTTGAAAGCTTCGCGCAACGCTTTGCTGGAAAACGGTTTGCCGGTTTCCGGATCCTTTTCGGCGTAGTTGATCAAACGCAGTTCCATCGGATCGATCTTCAGTTCGAATGCCAATTCATCGATCGCCGATTCGAGCGCAAAAGCGCCCGATACCATTCCCGGCGCACGCATCCAGGTCGGCGTCGGAAGATCCGTTTTGGCGAGTTTGTAGGGTGTGTCGTAATTCGGGCATTCGTAGAGCGTGCGTCCGAATCCGTTCGGACTTTCGGCGAATGACTGATAAGTAGAAGTGTTTCCGATCGCTTCGTGAACGATCGAATTGAGTTTTCCGTTTTTTTCGGCGCCGATCGCGACCTTCTGCCAGGTGTACGGCCGATAGCCGTGGCCGGTGAACATCTGGCGGCGCGTGTAGTTGACCTTCAGCGGCCGTTTGATGTCACGCGCGACGGATGCCGTCAGGAACGTGTAGTAATGCGGATCGAGGGCCGCACCGAATGCGCCGCCGACGAAAGGCGAAATGACGCGGACGTTTTCGGGTTTGAGCCCGAAGCACTGCGCAAGATGGTTCTGGACGTCCTTCACTCCTTGGGTTTTGGTGAACATCGTCAATTTGTCGCCTTCCCAAAAGGCTATCCCGCCGTGCGGTTCCATCGGATTGTGATGCTCGATCGGGATCGTGTACTCGGCCTCGATCCTGACGGGCGAGTTCTTAAACGCGCCGGGCGCATCACCGCGCATTTTGGGACCACGCGACGTTTCCGCCGGCGCTTTTACGGTCTCGGTCTTCGATTCTTCCTCGGAGTATGTCGATCTGACAAGCCGGGCCGCAAACCGCGCTTGCTCGAACGATTCGGCGACGACGAACGCGATCGGTTGGTCGCTGAAAACGATTCGGTCCGACTGCATCGCGAAAAAGTCCGGATCTTTCGACTGCGACTTCGGAGCGTTAAGATGCGTGTAAACCTTGATCACGCCCGGTTGTTTCTCGGCCTCGGATACGTCGATCGATGTAATTCGCCCCTTCGCGATCCGGCTTTGCGCGATATAGCCGAACGCGATGTTCTTGACGTCGAATTCCGAGGCGTATTTAGCTTTGCCGGTCACTTTCGCAACGCCGTCGACGCGGCTCATTTCTTTTCCGATGTACTTCATACGATTTTAGATTTTCGATTTTCGATTTTCGATTTTGGATTGATCAGCGGCTCAATCCGTATCGAGTATCGTTCAGCACACTCAACTAATATCGTTCAGCGTCGGGCTCCCGCCCGACGAAACGATCCGAATTTCCGATTTTGGGCTACCGCCCAAAATCCCCGAAGTCTTCACTTCCCGGCCAATGCTTTTTCGAGTGCGCGAACGATCGATCGCTTTCCCAACTCGACCTTGTACTCGTTGTGTTCGAGCGGTTTCGCGTTCTTCATTTCAAGCTCCGCGGCCTGTTTGAAAACCTCGCGCGACGCGGTCTTGCCGGCGAGAAACTTCTCCGCTTCGAGCGCCCGCCACGGTTTGTTCGCAACGCCGCCGAGCGCGATCCGTGCAAGCTTGATCTTCTTGCCGGTGAGTTCGAGTCCGGCGGCGACCGAAACGAGCGCAAATGAATAACTCGCGCGATCGCGAACCTTCAGGTAATAGGAATTCGCCGCGAAATTGTTCTTCGGCAGATCGATCGAAGTGATCATCTCGCCGTGCGCGAGCGCTTTGTCATCGTGCGGCGCGTCGCCCGGCAGCCGATGAAGTTCGGTAAAAGGTATCGAACGCATTTTGCCTTCAGCGTTTTGAATGTTGACCTTAGCGTCGAGCGCCGCAAGCGCGACCGCCATATCCGAGGGGTTGACCGCGACGCAATTCTCCGACCAACCGAGAATTGCATAAGTTCGATTCAACCCACCGATGGCGCTGCAGCCCGAACCGGGCTCGCGGCGATTGCACGGCACGGCGATGTCATAGAAGTAAAGACATCGCACCTGCTGCAAAACGTTGCCGCCGTTTGTCGCCATATTTCGAATCTGCTCCGACGCGCCGGCGAGGATCGCCCGCGCCAGCATCGGATAGCTTTGACGGACGAGCGGATGATTCGCCGTTTCCGTGTTTTTGGCAAGCGCGCCGAGCGACAAACCTGTCGCCGTCGGTTTGATCTCGGACAGTTTCAAGGAATTGATGTCGACGAGTTCGTCGGGGCGCGAGATATCTTCCTTCATCAGATCGAGGATATTGGTTCCCCCGGAAAGATAACGCGCGTTCTTGTTTGACGACACCGACTTAACCGCGCCGGCGGCGTCACTCGCCTTGGTGTACTTAAACGGTCGCATCGGTCTTGTCCTCCTTCACGAATTCCCACGTCTGCGCGACCGCGGCGCCGGTATGAACCTCGCGGATCGCCTTGACGATGTTCGGATACGCGCCGCACCGGCATAAATTTCCCGACATTCGTTCGCGGATCTCATCGTCGGAGAGCGTCAACGGCCGGGCCTTTGCGCGGATTTCGTCCGAGACGAAACTGATCTGACCGCGCTTTGCCTCTTCGAGCATCGCGACCGCCGAACAGATCTGACCCGGCGTGCAATATCCACACTGAAAGCCGTCGTGTTTGATGAACGCAGCCTGAAGCGGATGAAGTTCGTCGCCGTTTGCGAGTCCTTCGATCGTTGTTACGGTCTTGCCTTCGCACGTCGCCGCGAGCGTCAGGCAAGAAAGCACTCGGCGGCCATCGACGATCACCGTGCACGCGCCGCACTGGCCGTGGTCGCAGCCTTTTTTCGATCCGGTCAATCCCAATTTCTCGCGCAGTGCATCGAGCAGTGTGACGCGCGAATCCAGGCTTAGGGACTTTTGCGCTCCATTGACGCTTAGCGTGACTTTCACGGCGTTTTCCTCCGCGACCGGTGCGAACAGCGCGTCTTCCGGAACGTTGAAATTCGCAAGAATCTCCTGTTCGGCAAGGATTTGCGCGGCAAGAACGCCGAACGTCGTCGCCGAGACCTTGCCGAGGAACTTTCGGCGCGATTCGCCCAAATCGGTCAACAGCGCCTGCTCGTCGTCAGACAGCTGCACCGCGCCGTTGCTTTCAACTTTATCGGTCATAGTTTCTTCGTCTCCGAAACGTCTCCGAAGCCATCAAAGACGCTTCGGATCAAATCCGTGTTTAGTTTTGTTACTCTACCAAAATCTCGTTTGTTTCGAAAGAAAATTACCGGCATTTTCGCTCCTAAAAACCGCGCCGTCGGCTGAAAAGAAGAATTCCGCGTGATATATTGAGCATTGACGGATATTACCTTTACGGAGTTTTCCAGATGAATCGCCTGAAATTGCTTTCCTGTTTTGCATTTGCCACATTCGCCGCTTTGTTTTTCGGTAATCAGATTCTGACCCTGACCGCGAGCGGTCAGGGTTCGCTCTCCGCTCCGACCGCTGTTTTGGCGTCGGACAATAACTATGCCGATAAGGTCGGCGTTTATTGGGACACGATCCGCGGTGCAACGCTCTATCGGATCTTTCGAAACACGACCAACAACTCGGCGACCGCGACCGACGTCGGTACGACCGCTGCGAATTTCTTTTTCGACCTGACGCCGACCGCCGGTCAACCGTATTTCTATTGGGTCAAGGCCGAAAACGGCGCGATCGTCAGTCCGTTCAGCAATTCCGATCAGGGAACGCGTGCCGTTGGCGGTTTTTCAGGCGGATTGTTTCCGCCGCTGGATCCACCTGCGATACCCGCGGAAAATCCGGTCACGGCGGCGAAGGCCTATCTCGGCAAAGCGCTGTTTTGGGACGAGCAGCTTTCCTCAACCAGGACCGTTTCCTGCGGGACCTGTCACCGCGCCGGAGCGGGCGGATCCGATCCGCGAACTATTTTTGGCGACAGCCGCTCGCGAAATCCCGGTTTCGACAATACGTTCAACACCGCCGACGATCCCTTCGGTTCGCCCGGGGTGCCGCAGAACAACGCGGACGGAAGTTACGTCTTGAACAACTTTTTCAAGTTCAACGAACAGGTCACCGGTCGCAAGTCGCCTTCGTATTTGAACGCCGGATACTCGCCGAACGGAATCTTCTGGGACGGTCGCGCGACGAGCCAGTTTCGGGATCCGCTAACGAATGCGGTCGTGATTCCAAGTGGCGGCGCACTCGAAAGCCAGGTCCTTGGACCGCCGCTTTCTTCGGCGGAGATGGCCCACGGCGGCCGTAATTGGACACAGGTCGCGGCGCGCGTCGCGGTTTCGAAACCGCTCGCTTTGGCAACGAATATCCCGACCGCGCTTCAAACCTGGATCAACGGCCGAAACTATCCGCAACTATTCGAAGAAGCTTTCGGTACGGCGGACGTGACGCCGGTGCGAATCGCGCTGGCGATCGGAACGCACGAACGCATTCTATTTTCGGACCAAACGCCGCTCGACAAGGACTCCGCGAATATCGAAACACTGACCAGCGAGGAGGAGTTGGGCAAGAGCCTTTTCGTTAACCTGCAATGCGCGATTTGCCACTCCGACGCGCTGATGTCCGACCAGCAGTTCCACAACATCGGCGTTCGACCGCCGGCCGAAGACCTCGGGCGCGGCGCGATCACCGGACTTCCCGACGATAACGGCCGTTTCCGGACTCCGACGCTTCGCAATATCGAACTCCGCGGCCCCTTTATGCATAACGGACGGTTCGCAACGCTTGAGGACGTCGTTGAATTCTACAATCGCGGCGGTGATTTTGACGCGCCCAACATCGACCACAATTTGATTCGTCCGCTCAATCTGACACCCGGACAGAAAGCGGCGCTCGTCTCGTTTCTGAAACGGCCGTTGACCGATTTACGGGTCAAGAACGAACTTCCGCCGTTTGACCGGCCGACACTTTACACCGAGACGAATCGGGTCCCGGTCGTTTCTGGCACCGGCCGCGCCGGTTCCGGTGCGATCACGCCGAAGGTGACGGCGATCGAACCGCCGCTTGTCGGAAATCCGAGTTTCACGGTCGGCGTCTCCGATTCGCTCGGCGGTGCGCAAGCCGTGCTTGTGATCGATTCTGCCGATCCGGGAGTCGGCTCATCGATTCCCGCCGCGGGATCCTTTGCGCGACAGACGATCAGTCTTCAGGGCTCTGGAAACGGCAATGGTTGGGGTTCGATAAGTCTCGCGATTCCGAATCAGCAGTCGCTTGTCGGCCAGACGTTTTACGGTCGTTGGTACGTCACCGACGCCGGCGCGGTGAACGGTTTTTCGGTCTCACAGGTTTTCAGTTTCACCGTCTTCGGAACAGCGGCGGTCACGCCGGCGACATTTGCAGATTTCGACGGCGACGGTAAGACCGATATTTCGATCTTTCGTCCATCGAACGGTCAGTGGTGGCTCGCGCGGACGACGCTCGGTGTCATCACGCATACATTCGGAAACTCGTCCGACAAACTCGCTCCGGCCGATTTCACGGGCGACGGCAAAACGGACGTCGCGATCTATCGTCCGTCATCCGGATCTTGGTTTGTCTTGAGGAGCGAGAACTTCTCGTTCTACTCGTTCCCGTTCGGCGCGTCGGGCGATATTCCGGCGCCGGGCGATTTCGATGCCGACGGCAAGGCCGACGCGGCGGTGTTCAGGCCTTCGAACGCGACGTGGTACGTGCAGCGTTCGTCGGATAACGGGACGACGATCCAGCAGTTCGGCGCCAACGGCGACGTTCCGCAGGTCGGCGATTACGACGGCGACGGCCGCGCCGATATGGCGATCTATCGTCCGAGCGTCGGCCAATGGTGGCTGAACCGTTCGACGGCGGGCGTCATCGCGGCGACGTTCGGGATTTCGTCCGACAAGCCGATGGCACGCGACTTCACCGGCGACGGCAAGACGGACCTTGCGTTCTGGCGGCCTTCGTCGGGCGAGTGGTTCGTGTTGAGATCGGAAGATTCGACGTATTACTCGGCGCCGTTCGGAATCTCGACCGACATTCCGGTGGCGGGCGACTATGACGGCGACGGCAAGGCCGACACGGCGGTGTTCCGTCCGTCGGCGGCGACTTGGTACGTCAACCGCTCGACTCAAGGATTGCTGATCCAGTCGTTCGGCGCGGCGACGGACATTCCGGTTCCGTCGGCATACTAAGAAATGAGAAGTGAGAACTGAGAAATGAGAAATGAGAAGTGAGAACTGAGAAATGAGAAATATGAGAAATGAGAAATGAGAAGTGAGAACCGAAAACTGAGAAGTGAGAAGTGAGAAGTGATAAGTGATAAGTGATAAGTGATAAGTGAAACTATCAGCTAATCACCATCAACTATCAGCTATTTGTCAGTTCTCAGTTCTCAGTTCTCAGTTCTCACTTCTCAGCTCTCACTTCTCAGATCTCACTTCTCAGTTCTCAGATCTCACTTCTCAGTCCCCACTTCTCAGTTCTCAGTTCTCAGTTCTCAGTTCCCACTTCTCAGTTCCCGCTTCTCACTTCTCAGTTCTCACTTCTCAGCTCTCAGTTCCCACTTCTCAGCTCTCAGTTCCCACTTCTCAGCTCTCACTTCTCAGTTTTCAGTTCTCCCTTCTCAGTTCTCACTTCTCAGTTCTCGCAGACGATCAGATTTACTGCTCCGAGCGCTTTTCTTCTCAGTTCGACGATTTTCAGGCCTGAGTTTTCGGCCAATTCGGATGTACGCTGATTGAAGCGATCTTCGATGAGCGCCATCGAAACGATGTTGAAGAGATCAAAAAGATACCCCAAAAGGCCGTTCGGACGAACGTGTTCCAACAGCACGATCCTTCCGCCTGGCCGGACCACTCGCCTAAGCTCGTTGAATCCGTCCGTGGGATTTGCGACCGAGCAAAAAACCAAAGTCGCAAATGCGGCATCAAATGAACCGGATGAAAACGGCAGACTTTCGACGTTCGCACGAATCAGGCTGATGCCGGCGGATCTGGATCGCGCTTTTCCGATCATCTCCGCGGAGATCTCGGATGCCACGGCACAAGCGGCCGGCGGATAGTACGCGAAGTTGGCTCCGGTCCCGGCGCCGATCTCCAGAATCCGGGAGTTCAGCGGCAGCAGCGACAAAGTCTCTTCGCGCCAACGCTTCAGAAAATTCCGTTCGAGCGGCGCCATCAGGCGGTCATAGCGTTCGGCGATCTTGTCGTAAACCATTCCAGCTTATTGTTAATCGTTGGTCGGCACATTTTCAATTAGCAATTAACCATTTACAATTAACAACCTGAGTTATGGCGAAAAAAGGTTCAGTTCTGATCTGTGACGACGAAGAGATCATGCGCGACGTGCTCGAGACGATCGTCTCGGGTGCGGGCTATAAGGTCGATCTCGCGCGCAACGGCGAAGAGGCGATCGAAGCCTATTCCGAGCGGCCGTACGATGTCGTTTTGATGGATGTCTCGATGCCCGGAATGGGTGGACTGACCGCGCTGCAGGAAATAATCAAGCTCGACGCCGATGCGTTCGTGCTGATGATCACTGCCTACGCGACTTTTGACACGGCGATCTCCGCCTGGGAAAAAGGCGCCGAAGGCTGTATCCGAAAGCCGTTTCAGAATGAACAGATCATTGCGATGGTGGCGAAAGGAATCAAGACGCGCCGGAAGGAAGAGGAGCGCGTCGTGCTTCGCCAGGCGATGACGCGTTCGGTTCGCCGCGAGGGGTTCATCGGCCGCTCGGAAGTAATGGAGAACGTTTTTCGGTTGGTTGACCGCGTCGCCCCGGCGCGTTCGACGGTCCTGATCACGGGCGAGTCGGGAACCGGAAAAGAACTTGTCGCCAAGGCGATCCACGAGGCGAGTCCGCGGGCCGAGCGACAGTTCGTCGTTGTGAACTGTTCGAACATTCCCTCGGAGTTGCTTGAATCCGAATTGTTCGGTCACACGAAAGGGGCGTTCACGGGTGCCGTCGCGGCCAAGAAAGGGCTCTTCGATGTCGCCGACGGAGGTTCGATCTTTCTCGACGAGATCGGCGACTTGCGGCCCGAAACTCAGGTTCGTCTGCTCCGCGTCATTCAGGAACGCGAATTCACGCCGCTCGGCGACACGACGCCGACGAAAGTTGACGTGCGCATCA
Coding sequences:
- a CDS encoding xanthine dehydrogenase family protein molybdopterin-binding subunit → MKYIGKEMSRVDGVAKVTGKAKYASEFDVKNIAFGYIAQSRIAKGRITSIDVSEAEKQPGVIKVYTHLNAPKSQSKDPDFFAMQSDRIVFSDQPIAFVVAESFEQARFAARLVRSTYSEEESKTETVKAPAETSRGPKMRGDAPGAFKNSPVRIEAEYTIPIEHHNPMEPHGGIAFWEGDKLTMFTKTQGVKDVQNHLAQCFGLKPENVRVISPFVGGAFGAALDPHYYTFLTASVARDIKRPLKVNYTRRQMFTGHGYRPYTWQKVAIGAEKNGKLNSIVHEAIGNTSTYQSFAESPNGFGRTLYECPNYDTPYKLAKTDLPTPTWMRAPGMVSGAFALESAIDELAFELKIDPMELRLINYAEKDPETGKPFSSKALREAFKQGAAKFGWDKRKLEPRSMRDGKWLVGWGVATGIWGAFQIPATVRITLRNDGTANVASASADIGPGTYTVITMIAAEYLGIAAEKVKFELGDSDLPPAPVQGGSFTTASVGTAAYGAAMAIKKKLFDLAAKTENSPFAGANVDDASMADGFISLKADASKRVSIADVMKANVMTELVETHTSRPDAERQKYTTQAHGAQFVEVKVDEELGIVNVTRVVEATAVGRIMNPKTSHSQEMGGVVWGIGMALQEETAIDHRFGRMMTTNLATYHIPVNADVREVETAFVEEDDKIVNPLGVKGMGELCLVGIPAAIANAIFHATGKRVRDLPITLDKLL
- a CDS encoding VCBS repeat-containing protein, coding for MSIDGYYLYGVFQMNRLKLLSCFAFATFAALFFGNQILTLTASGQGSLSAPTAVLASDNNYADKVGVYWDTIRGATLYRIFRNTTNNSATATDVGTTAANFFFDLTPTAGQPYFYWVKAENGAIVSPFSNSDQGTRAVGGFSGGLFPPLDPPAIPAENPVTAAKAYLGKALFWDEQLSSTRTVSCGTCHRAGAGGSDPRTIFGDSRSRNPGFDNTFNTADDPFGSPGVPQNNADGSYVLNNFFKFNEQVTGRKSPSYLNAGYSPNGIFWDGRATSQFRDPLTNAVVIPSGGALESQVLGPPLSSAEMAHGGRNWTQVAARVAVSKPLALATNIPTALQTWINGRNYPQLFEEAFGTADVTPVRIALAIGTHERILFSDQTPLDKDSANIETLTSEEELGKSLFVNLQCAICHSDALMSDQQFHNIGVRPPAEDLGRGAITGLPDDNGRFRTPTLRNIELRGPFMHNGRFATLEDVVEFYNRGGDFDAPNIDHNLIRPLNLTPGQKAALVSFLKRPLTDLRVKNELPPFDRPTLYTETNRVPVVSGTGRAGSGAITPKVTAIEPPLVGNPSFTVGVSDSLGGAQAVLVIDSADPGVGSSIPAAGSFARQTISLQGSGNGNGWGSISLAIPNQQSLVGQTFYGRWYVTDAGAVNGFSVSQVFSFTVFGTAAVTPATFADFDGDGKTDISIFRPSNGQWWLARTTLGVITHTFGNSSDKLAPADFTGDGKTDVAIYRPSSGSWFVLRSENFSFYSFPFGASGDIPAPGDFDADGKADAAVFRPSNATWYVQRSSDNGTTIQQFGANGDVPQVGDYDGDGRADMAIYRPSVGQWWLNRSTAGVIAATFGISSDKPMARDFTGDGKTDLAFWRPSSGEWFVLRSEDSTYYSAPFGISTDIPVAGDYDGDGKADTAVFRPSAATWYVNRSTQGLLIQSFGAATDIPVPSAY
- a CDS encoding sigma-54-dependent Fis family transcriptional regulator, with product MAKKGSVLICDDEEIMRDVLETIVSGAGYKVDLARNGEEAIEAYSERPYDVVLMDVSMPGMGGLTALQEIIKLDADAFVLMITAYATFDTAISAWEKGAEGCIRKPFQNEQIIAMVAKGIKTRRKEEERVVLRQAMTRSVRREGFIGRSEVMENVFRLVDRVAPARSTVLITGESGTGKELVAKAIHEASPRAERQFVVVNCSNIPSELLESELFGHTKGAFTGAVAAKKGLFDVADGGSIFLDEIGDLRPETQVRLLRVIQEREFTPLGDTTPTKVDVRIIAATNVDLKEAVKNGTFREDLYYRLSVVPLELPPLRDRRDDILPLTQFFIRKYNDENARQVSENLAPEVLSLLEAYYYPGNVRELENIIERAVVIAPTDEITIECLRPEVRDPDLAFEMMKDTEGFSADIDISRGVNFYDEVKKFEIDLIRRALEQTGGHQSRAARLLGLNATTLNSKIKTYNIQARA
- a CDS encoding methyltransferase domain-containing protein; the encoded protein is MVYDKIAERYDRLMAPLERNFLKRWREETLSLLPLNSRILEIGAGTGANFAYYPPAACAVASEISAEMIGKARSRSAGISLIRANVESLPFSSGSFDAAFATLVFCSVANPTDGFNELRRVVRPGGRIVLLEHVRPNGLLGYLFDLFNIVSMALIEDRFNQRTSELAENSGLKIVELRRKALGAVNLIVCEN
- a CDS encoding 2Fe-2S iron-sulfur cluster binding domain-containing protein, with the protein product MTDKVESNGAVQLSDDEQALLTDLGESRRKFLGKVSATTFGVLAAQILAEQEILANFNVPEDALFAPVAEENAVKVTLSVNGAQKSLSLDSRVTLLDALREKLGLTGSKKGCDHGQCGACTVIVDGRRVLSCLTLAATCEGKTVTTIEGLANGDELHPLQAAFIKHDGFQCGYCTPGQICSAVAMLEEAKRGQISFVSDEIRAKARPLTLSDDEIRERMSGNLCRCGAYPNIVKAIREVHTGAAVAQTWEFVKEDKTDATV
- a CDS encoding xanthine dehydrogenase family protein subunit M, whose product is MRPFKYTKASDAAGAVKSVSSNKNARYLSGGTNILDLMKEDISRPDELVDINSLKLSEIKPTATGLSLGALAKNTETANHPLVRQSYPMLARAILAGASEQIRNMATNGGNVLQQVRCLYFYDIAVPCNRREPGSGCSAIGGLNRTYAILGWSENCVAVNPSDMAVALAALDAKVNIQNAEGKMRSIPFTELHRLPGDAPHDDKALAHGEMITSIDLPKNNFAANSYYLKVRDRASYSFALVSVAAGLELTGKKIKLARIALGGVANKPWRALEAEKFLAGKTASREVFKQAAELEMKNAKPLEHNEYKVELGKRSIVRALEKALAGK